A region from the Bacteroidota bacterium genome encodes:
- the dinB gene encoding DNA polymerase IV has translation MRTVVHFDLDTFFVSVERLLNSNLEGKPIIIGGTSDRGVVSSCSYETRLFGVSSGMPMKLARNLCPDAMLIRGDHEQYSKYSNLVSEIIAEKSPVFEKASIDEHYIDITGMDKFFGSLTWTKELRSTIIENTGLPISFGLSVNKTISKIATGEAKPNGELQVPEENVKPFLYPLSIRKIPMLGNKTFRLLRSMGISTIKTLSLIPPEMLEKVLGKNGIVLWKRANGIDSTPIEPYSERKSISTERTFEKDCIDIKYINDLLVTMVEKIGFQLRKKQKLTACVTVKIRYSNFDTHTMQKRIAYTSFDHVLIDIVKELFKKLYQRRMLIRLVGVRFSNLVHGVQQLNLFEDTPEMIKLHMAMDLLKRKYGSKIVRRAVGA, from the coding sequence ATGAGAACAGTAGTACATTTCGATTTAGATACATTTTTTGTTTCTGTAGAACGTTTGCTAAACAGCAATCTGGAAGGAAAACCTATAATTATTGGCGGAACTTCAGATAGGGGAGTAGTTTCGAGTTGCAGCTACGAGACCCGTCTATTCGGAGTAAGTTCCGGAATGCCAATGAAACTTGCCCGAAACCTTTGCCCCGATGCAATGCTCATAAGGGGCGACCACGAGCAGTATAGCAAATATTCGAATTTGGTTTCGGAAATAATTGCCGAAAAATCTCCGGTTTTCGAAAAAGCATCTATCGACGAGCATTATATTGATATTACAGGAATGGACAAATTTTTTGGCTCGCTCACATGGACTAAAGAACTTCGTAGCACAATTATTGAAAATACGGGCTTGCCCATTTCTTTTGGTTTGTCGGTGAACAAAACCATATCTAAAATTGCCACAGGCGAAGCAAAACCTAATGGCGAATTGCAAGTTCCCGAAGAAAATGTCAAGCCATTTCTTTATCCATTGTCGATTAGGAAAATTCCGATGCTCGGGAACAAAACTTTTCGGCTTCTGCGTTCTATGGGTATTTCTACAATAAAAACACTTAGCCTTATTCCTCCCGAAATGCTTGAAAAAGTGCTGGGAAAAAACGGCATTGTGTTGTGGAAAAGAGCAAACGGGATAGATTCTACACCAATTGAACCCTACTCTGAAAGAAAATCGATAAGCACCGAACGGACTTTCGAGAAAGATTGCATCGATATTAAATACATAAATGACCTTTTGGTTACTATGGTCGAAAAAATTGGTTTTCAGTTGAGGAAAAAGCAAAAACTTACGGCTTGCGTAACAGTGAAAATTCGCTACTCAAATTTCGATACGCACACTATGCAAAAACGAATTGCTTATACATCTTTTGATCATGTACTAATTGATATTGTAAAAGAACTTTTCAAAAAGTTATACCAAAGGCGAATGCTTATACGATTGGTTGGTGTTCGTTTTAGCAATCTTGTACATGGAGTTCAGCAACTTAACCTTTTCGAGGACACTCCCGAAATGATAAAACTTCATATGGCAATGGATTTGCTGAAAAGAAAGTATGGCTCTAAAATTGTGAGGCGGGCTGTTGGAGCTTAA